The stretch of DNA ACCTGCTGCTTGCGCGCGGGCAGGGGTGCGACGCCGAGCGCAAAGTCGAGGCCCCCGCGCAGAAAGGAGAGGGACACGCTCGAGCCCTCCATCATGCCCACCCGGCCGGCCTTGAACTCGTTCTGGTAGCCGTAGTCGAAGGTGGCGTAGCCGAGGCGGCGCGTGGCGAGCAGCTCGGCCATGAACTCGATCGCCTCGATGCCCGCCGGTTCGGCGATCGTGGAGCGCTTGCCGTCGGGTGAGAAGAAGTCGCCGCCGTTGGCCAGCAGCAGGCAGCCGAAGATGGTCACCGAGGCGCGCGCGGTGGTGCCCCAGCGGTTGGGGCGGCCGTCCCCGTCCGTGTCCACCGTCAGCCGCGCGCTCGCGTCCCGCCACTCCTCCCAGGTCGCCGGCGGCCGGTCCGGGTCCAGGCCCGCCGCCTGGAAGAGGTCGCGGTTGAGGTAGAGCGTGCGCACGCTCTTGTTGAAGGGGAAAGACCAGAGCTTGCCCGCGTAGCGGCACTCGTCGAGGAAAACGGGCTGGATGTCGGCCAAGTCCGCGGCCGTGAGGGGGGCATCGCCGCGCTCGCCGTCGGCGTAGGGCTCGAGGCACTCGATGATGCCGGCCTCGATCATCTCGGCCGTCCAGGCCTCGTAGGCCTGGCTGATC from bacterium encodes:
- a CDS encoding ABC transporter substrate-binding protein, with product WSPALTAMIEEYNALHPELPVRAYDMSRYQALSQKIIAAVAAGQPPTISQAYEAWTAEMIEAGIIECLEPYADGERGDAPLTAADLADIQPVFLDECRYAGKLWSFPFNKSVRTLYLNRDLFQAAGLDPDRPPATWEEWRDASARLTVDTDGDGRPNRWGTTARASVTIFGCLLLANGGDFFSPDGKRSTIAEPAGIEAIEFMAELLATRRLGYATFDYGYQNEFKAGRVGMMEGSSVSLSFLRGGLDFALGVAPLPARKQQVALVQGTNLVVFAKATAAQKRGAWQFIRFLTDTANATRWSLASGYAPLRKSCLEEPDMQALLAATPGLAATYAQLGHAVSEPRHSAWFAGRKYLEEGAIQQVMRGTAQPADALRATARKIDAEIASGF